The following proteins are co-located in the Peromyscus maniculatus bairdii isolate BWxNUB_F1_BW_parent chromosome 23, HU_Pman_BW_mat_3.1, whole genome shotgun sequence genome:
- the LOC102922074 gene encoding LOW QUALITY PROTEIN: serine/arginine repetitive matrix protein 1-like (The sequence of the model RefSeq protein was modified relative to this genomic sequence to represent the inferred CDS: inserted 2 bases in 1 codon; deleted 3 bases in 2 codons; substituted 1 base at 1 genomic stop codon) gives MDAGFLRRTSAEQDNRFSNKQKKLLKQLKFAECLEKKVDMSKVNLEVIKPWITKRVTEILGFEDDAVIEFIFNQLEVKNPDSKMMQINLTGFLNGKNAREFMGELWPLLLSAQENIAGIPSAFLELKKEEIKQRQIEQEKLASLKKQDEDKDKRDKEEKESSREKREPSRSPRRRKSRSPSPRRRSSPVRRERKLSHSQSPRHRTKSRSPSPAPEKKEKSPELPEPSVRTKDSSVQEATSTSDILKSPKPEPVPEPKEPSPEKNSKKEKEKTRPRSRSRSKSRSRTRSRSPSHTRPRRRHRSRSRSYSPRRRSNPRRRPSPRRRTPPRRMPPPPRHRRSRSPGRQRRRSSASLSGSSSSSSSSRSRSPPKKPPKRTSSPPRKTRRLSPSASPPRRRHRPSSPATPPPKTRHSPTPQQSNRTRKSRVSVSPGRTSGKVTKHKGTEKRESPSPAXKPRKVELSESEDKGNKMAVADSVQQRRQYRRQNQQSSSDSGSSSTSEDEQPKRSHVKNGEVGRRRRHSPSRSASPSPRKRQKESSPRGRRRRSPSPPPARRRQSPSPAPPPSPPLLLGRRRSPTPPPRRRTPSPPPRRRSPSPRRYSPPIQRRYFPSPPPKRRTASPPPQPKQRASPSPPPKRRVSHSPPPKQRIPPVTKRRSPSLSSKHRKGASPGRSTREARSPQPNKRHSPSPRPRAPQTSSPPPVQRGASASPQGRQSPSPSTGPIRRVSRTPEPKKIXKAASPSPQSVRRVSSSRSVSGSPEPAAKKPPAPPSPVQSQSPSTNWSPAVPVKKAKSPTPSPSPARNSDQEGGGKKKKKKKDKKHKKDKKHNKHKKHKKEKAVAVATAAPAAPAAVSAATTTSAQEEPAAAPEPRKETEGEAEDNLDDLERHLREKALRSMRKAQVSPQS, from the exons ATGGACGCGGGATTCTTACGCAGAACAAGTGCGGAACAGGATAATCGGTTCAGCAACAAACAGAAGAAGCTCCTCAAGCAGCTGAAATTCGCAGAATGTCTAGAAAAAAAGGTGGACATGAGCAAAGTAAATTTGGAGGTTATAAAGCCTTGGATAACAAAAAGAGTAACTGAAATCCTTGGATTTGAAGATGATGCTGTGATTGAGTTTATATTCAACCAGCTGGAAGTGAAGAATCCAGATTCCAAAATGATGCAAATCAACCTGACTGGATTTTTGAACGGGAAAAACGCTCGAGAATTCATGGGAGAGCTGTGGCCCCTGCTGTTGAGTGCACAAGAGAACATCGCTGGGATCCCCTCTGCTTTCCTAGAGttgaagaaggaagaaatcaaacagaGACAAATCGAACAAGAAAAGTTGGCATCTCtgaaaaaacaagatgaagataAAGATAAGAGggataaggaagaaaaagagagcagcagagagaaaagggagccGTCTCGCAGCCCACGGAGACGCAAATCCAGATCTCCTTCC CCTAGAAGACGATCTTCCCCtgtcaggagagagagaaagctcagtCACTCTCAATCTCCCCGTCACAGAACCAAGAGCCGGAGCCCTTCCCCTGCCccagaaaagaaggagaaatctcCAGAGCTCCCGGAACCATCAGTGAGAACAAAAGACTCTTCAGTACAGGAGGCCACGTCTACAAGTGACATCCTGAAATCTCCCAAGCCTGAGCCTGTACCAGAGCCCAAAGAACCTTCtccagaaaaaaattccaaaaaggaaaaggaaaagactaGACCAAGATCGCGATCACGTTCCAAATCACGATCTCGGACCCGTTCTCGATCACCTTCTCATACTAGACCAAGACGGCGACATAGATCCCGATCAAGGTCTTACTCTCCTAGAAGGCGGTCAAACCCAAGAAGGCGACCATCTCCTCGAAGAAGAACTCCACCAAGACGGATGCCCCCTCCACCAAGACACAGGAGGAGTAGGTCTCCAGGCCGACAAAGGAGGCGCTCTTCCGCATCGTTGTCTGGAAGTAGCTCTTCGTCCTCTTCATCTCGTTCCCGGTCACCACCAAAGAAGCCTCCCAAGAGGACATCCAGCCCCCCTCGAAAAACGAGAAGGTTATCTCCTTCAGCAAGTCCTCCTAGGCGAAGGCACAGGCCATCATCTCCAGCAACTCCACCACCTAAAACTCGCCATTCCCCAACCCCCCAGCAGTCGAACCGTACAAGAAAAAGTCGAGTTTCTGTGTCTCCAGGAAGAACTTCGGGTAAAGTGACAAAACATAAAGGTACTGAGAAAAGAGAGTCACCTTCACCAGC CAAGCCGAGAAAAGTGGAGTTGTCTGAGTCTGAAGACAAAGGCAACAAGATGGCTGTAGCGGATTCTGTGCAGCAGAGGCGCCAGTATAGACGACAGAACCAGCAGTCTTCATCTGACTCTGGCTCCTCTTCCACCTCAGAAGATGAGCAGCCCAAGAGATCCCATGTGAAGAATGGTGAGGTAGGCAGGCGGCGGAGACATTCCCCCTCTCGGAGTGCCTCTCCATCACCTCGAAAGCGCCAGAAAGAGTCTTCTCCTCGTGGTAGAAGGAGGAGAAGTCCCTCTCCACCACCAGCCAGAAGGCGACaatctccttctccagctcctcctcct tccccccccctcctcctcggGCGGCGCAGatctcccaccccaccaccacgaCGAAGgactccttctcctcccccacgCCGCCgctcaccttctccaagaagataCTCTCCTCCCATCCAGAGGAGATACTTTCCTTCCCCACCTCCAAAGAGGAGAAccgcctcacccccaccccagcccaagcAAAGGGCATCACCATCTCCACCACCAAAGCGCCGGGTCTCCCACTCTCCACCTCCCAAACAGAGAATCCCCCCAGTCACCAAGAGACGTTCGCCCTCCTTATCTTCAAAGCATAGGAAAGGGGCTTCCCCAGGCCGCTCCACCCGAGAGGCCCGGTCACCACAACCAAACAAACGGCATTCGCCCTCACCACGTCCTCGAGCTCCTCAGACCTCAAGTCCTCCCCCTGTTCAAAGAGGAGCATCAGCATCACCCCAAGGAAGGCAGTCCCCATCTCCAAGTACTGGGCCCATTAGGAGAGTCTCCAGGACTCCGGAGCCTAAGAAGATTTAAAAGGCTGCCTCACCAAGCCCTCAGTCCGTAAGAAGGGTCTCCTCTTCCCGATCTGTCTCTGGATCTCCTGAGCCAGCAGCTAAAAAGCCTCCAGCACCTCCATCTCCTGTCCAGTCTCAGTCACCCTCCACAAACTGGTCGCCCGCAGTACCAGTCAAAAAGGCTAAAAGCCCAACACCAAGCCCGTCCCCTGCCAGGAATTCTGATCAAGAAGGaggtgggaagaagaagaagaaga aaaaggacaaGAAACACAAAAAGGATAAGAAACACAACAAGCACAAAAAACACAAGAAGGAGaaggctgtggctgtggccacTGCAGCTCCTGCAGCCCCTGCAGCCGtttctgctgccaccaccacatcAGCACAGGAAGAGCCTGCGGCAGCACCTGAGCCCAGGAAGGAGACTGAGGGTGAAGCTGAGGACAACCTTGATGACCTCGAAAGGCACCTGAGGGAGAAGGCCCTGCGGTCCATGCGGAAGGCTCAAGTGTCCCCACAGTCCTAG